The Astatotilapia calliptera chromosome 17, fAstCal1.2, whole genome shotgun sequence genome has a segment encoding these proteins:
- the orc1 gene encoding origin recognition complex subunit 1: protein MKYFTRMKIRRVYEWSGRARSFNRRLKTHDYDSFAISVEGLSKIIINTGQHILIEGYDEDNPYVAKVTRLYGDENGQQMKAVVQWFMRVSELPVNKLKLLGREPHPQEIFYYECRNCDNEVNVESILRPVKVKHLDSNDPFPDSSDKDTLYVKLSWDSKVFGVVNSTVMESPAEPAPASSPPSCLKPSLPISPSCSQSAATPRGPSRRVLPTPDHAIMQKASLGEVGCSSVGTPANVEAESLHSATKLSASKCLSAKRRNATARTPGVRKRLELSSPDKSVTGEEVLSQLLNEELESKVTLTRRLPPSAAHPLPVTHSLTPLRKAHRPTGARCGVPSSVFLNKLSDSDSPLSPAKDDSTRATTVSQKKELKTIKEPVLSVLAEVENEKSPMVTETPRSSKRKSAMVVSSRIKKQLNLLENDQDLNSSGEEEDEFVPSKNDLLSSSEEEGQDEDGPNIDDQVSAKKFRYVATGSGNSRSKRKSYSSARTQRRTPAKKISPGTPKTPRHATPSIPIRSLQTQQPANILEEARARLHVSSVPESLPCREQEFQDIYSFVESKIIDNTGGCMYISGVPGTGKTATVHEVIRCLQHAADMDEIPSFHFIEINGMKMTDPHQAYVQILQKLTGQKATPDHAAVLLEKRFSNLAPRKETIVMLVDELDLLWTRKQNVMYNLFDWPTRRHARLVVLTIANTMDLPERIMINRVASRLGLTRMSFQPYSFKQLQEIIMSRLNKLKAFEEDALQLVSRKVAALSGDARRCLDICRRATEICEHSAADPSSTGLVGMSHVMEALNEMFSSAYITAIRCASTQEQLFLRAAIAEFRRLGLEEATFQQVFVQHQALCRIEGLRPIGVSEGLAVCQRLGACRLLLLEPSHLGVLQHIRLNVSQDDIFYALKAD, encoded by the exons ATGAAATATTTCACTCGAATGAAAATCAGACGAGTATATGAGTGGAGTGGAAGGGCACGAAGCTTCAACAGGAGGCTAAAAACCCACGACTATGA CTCTTTTGCGATCAGTGTGGAGGGTCTCTCAAAAATCATCATCAACACAGGCCAACACATCCTCATAGAGGGGTATGATGAAGACAACCCATATGTGGCCAAAGTTACCAGGCTGTATGGTGATG AGAATGGGCAACAGATGAAGGCAGTAGTTCAGTGGTTCATGCGTGTGTCTGAATTGCCTGTCAACAAACTGAAATTGCTTGGCAGAGAGCCTCATCCGCAGGAGATCTTCTACTATGAATGTCGTAATTGTGATAATGAGGTCAACGTCGAGTCCATCCTCAGGCCTGTGAAG GTGAAGCACCTCGACAGCAATGACCCGTTCCCTGACTCCTCTGACAAAGATACCCTGTACGTGAAGTTGTCCTGGGACTCCAAGGTCTTCGGGGTGGTGAACTCGACCGTGATGGAGTCTCCCGCTGAGCCAGCACCTGCTTCTTCACCTCCTTCCTGTCTTAAACCCTCCCTCCCGATATCACCTTCTTGCTCCCAGTCTGCAGCCACCCCCAGAGGACCCTCTCGGCGTGTCCTACCCACACCGGACCACGCCATAATGCAGAAGGCGTCATTAGGGGAAGTTGGCTGCAGCAGTGTAGGTACACCTGCCAATGTCGAGGCTGAGTCACTTCACTCGGCCACTAAACTGTCAGCGTCAAAATGCCTCAGTGCCAAGAGGAGGAATGCCACGGCCAGGACGCCTGGTGTCCGAAAGAGACTGGAGCTTAGCA GTCCAGACAAGTCAGTGACAGGTGAAGAAGTCCTGAGTCAGCTGCTAAATGAAGAGTTGGAATCAAAGGTGACACTGACTCGCAGGCTTCCTCCCTCTGCCGCTCATCCTCTGCCCGTCACCCACAGCCTCACACCCCTGAGGAAGGCCCACAGACCCACCGGTGCTCGGTGTGGTGTCCCCTCATCTGTCTTCCTCAACAAACTCTCTGATTCGGATAGCCCTCTGTCACCAGCCAAGGATGACTCCACAAG AGCTACAACTGTGTCACAAAAGAAAGAGCTGAAAACCATTAAAGAGCCAGTCCTCAGTGTTCT aGCGGAGGTGGAGAATGAAAAGTCTCCAATGGTCACTGAAACACCGAGGAGCTCTAAGAGGAAGTCGGCCATGGTGGTGTCATCACGCATCAAGAAACAGCT GAATCTTCTGGAAAACGATCAGGACCTAAACTCATCcggagaggaagaggatgagttTGTTCCATCTAAGAATGACTTGCTGAGCAGCAGCGAAGAGGAGGGTCAAGATGAGGATGGGCCGAATATTGATGATCAAGTGTCAGCGAAGAAGTTCCGATATGTTGCAACGGGTTCTGGCAATTCTCGTTCAAAAAGGAAATCTTACTCCTCAGCGAGAACACAACGAAGAACTCCCGCAAAGAAG ATCTCGCCGGGAACGCCCAAAACCCCCCGTCACGCCACGCCCAGCATCCCCATCAGGTCCCTGCAGACCCAACAGCCGGCTAACATCCTGGAGGAAGCCAGAGCCAG GCTGCATGTGTCATCGGTGCCAGAGTCTCTGCCCTGCAGGGAGCAGGAGTTTCAGGACATCTACAGCTTTGTGGAAAGCAAGATCATTGACAACACAGGAGG gTGCATGTACATCTCTGGTGTGCCAGGAACTGGAAAGACAGCGACAGTTCATGAGGTGATTCGCTGTCTGCAGCACGCAGCTGACATGGACGAAATCCCTTCATTCCACTTCATCGAGATCAATGGGATGAAAATGACAGACCCACACCAGGCCTACGTCCAAATCCTACAG AAACTGACTGGTCAGAAAGCCACACCTGACCATGCAGCAGTTCTGCTGGAAAAGAGATTCAGCAACCTAGCGCCCAGGAAGGAGACTATTGTGATGCTCGTGGATGAA TTAGACCTGCTGTGGACGAGGAAGCAGAACGTGATGTACAACCTGTTCGATTGGCCCACACGGCGTCATGCTCGCCTGGTGGTGCTGACCATCGCCAACACAATGGATCTGCCCGAGAGAATCATGATCAACAGAGTGGCCAGTAGACTG GGTTTGACCAGGATGTCATTCCAGCCGTACAGCTTCAAGCAGTTGCAGGAGATCATCATGTCCAGGCTGAACAAGTTGAAGGCCTTTGAGGAGGACGCTCTGCAGTTGGTGTCCAGGAAG GTGGCCGCTCTGTCCGGTGATGCTCGCCGATGTTTGGACATCTGTCGGCGGGCAACGGAGATCTGTGAGCACTCAGCTGCTGACCCTTCCTCCACAGGATTGGTGGGAATGAGTCACGTGATGGAAGCACTGAATGAGATGTTTTCCTCTGCCTACATCACTGCCATCAG gtgTGCGTCAACACAGGAGCAGCTCTTCCTCAGAGCTGCTATTGCAGAGTTTAGGCGGCTGGGATTGGAAGAGGCGACTTTCCAACAG
- the prpf38a gene encoding pre-mRNA-splicing factor 38A, whose amino-acid sequence MANRTVKDANSIHGTNPQYLVEKIIRTRIYESKYWKEECFGLTAELVVDKAMELKYVGGVFGGNIKPTPFLCLTLKMLQIQPEKDIIVEFIKNEDFKYVRLLGAMYMRLTGTAVDCYKYLEPLYNDYRKIKSQNRNGEFEVMHVDEFIDGLLHAERMCDVILPRLQKRQVLEEAEMLDPRISALEEDLDEVESSEEEDEEEDKMERIQTPEPHRRGYRDNDRPRRSPSPRYRRSRSPRRRSRSPKRRSPSPRRDRHRSKSPRRHRSRSRERRHRSKSPGHHRSHRHRSHSKSPERSSKKSHKKSRRGNE is encoded by the exons ATGGCAAACAGAACCGTTAAAGACGCTAACAGTATACACGGGACTAACCCGCAGTATCTGGTGGAGAAAATCATCCGCACACGAATCTACGAGTCTAAGTACTGGAAGGAGGAATGCTTCGGTCTCACCG CTGAGCTGGTTGTCGACAAAGCCATGGAACTTAAGTATGTTGGTGGAGTTTTTGGTGGAAATATCAAACCCACTCCTTTCCTTTGTCTCACGCTGAAGATGTTGCAGATTCAACCTGAAAAAGACATCATTGTCGAATTCATAAAAAACGAGGATTTCAA aTATGTGCGTTTACTTGGAGCGATGTACATGAGGTTAACTGGAACTGCAGTGGATTGCTACAAATACTTGGAGCCTTTGTACAATGACTACAGAAAGATTAAGAGCCAGAACAGAAATGGAG AGTTTGAGGTGATGCATGTGGACGAGTTCATCGACGGGCTTCTTCACGCAGAGAGAATGTGTGACGTCATCCTTCCTCGGCTTCAG AAGAGGCAAGTGCTGGAGGAGGCTGAGATGCTGGACCCAAGGATTAGCGCTTTGGAGGAGGACTTGGATGAAGTAGAAAGcagtgaagaagaagatgaggaagaagataag ATGGAGAGAATTCAGACTCCTGAGCCACATAGACGTGGTTACCGTGACAATGACAGACCTCGCCGCTCCCCATCACCACGTTACAGACGCAGCCGTTCTCCCAGACG GAGGAGCAGGTCTCCAAAGAGGAGAAG CCCCTCACCACGGAGAGATCGCCATCGCAGCAAGAGCCCCCGGCGCCACCGCAGCAGGTCCAGAGAGAGACGCCACCGCTCCAAATCACCAG GTCACCACAGAAGCCACAGACATCGCAGCCATTCCAAGTCCCCAGAGAG GAGTTCAAAAAAGAGTCACAAGAAGAGTCGAAGAGGAAAcgagtga